A DNA window from Centroberyx gerrardi isolate f3 chromosome 3, fCenGer3.hap1.cur.20231027, whole genome shotgun sequence contains the following coding sequences:
- the prdx2 gene encoding peroxiredoxin-2 isoform X1 — MSSGNAKIGFPAPAFKATAVVDGQFKDIQLSDYKGKYVVFFFYPLDFTFVCPTEIVAFSDRAEEFRKIDCEVIAASTDSHFSHLAWINTPRKQGGLGPMNIPLVADLTQSISRDYGVLKEGDGIAYRGLFVIDDKGILRQITINDLPVGRSVDETLRLVQAFQHTDKHGEVCPAGWKPGSDTIIPDVQKSKEFFSKQ, encoded by the exons ATGTCTTCCGGAAATGCAAAGATTGGCTTCCCTGCCCCAGCCTTCAAAGCCACAGCTGTAGTGGACGGGCAGTTTAAGGACATCCAGCTGTCAGACTACAAAG GGAAGTACgtggtcttcttcttctacccTCTGGACTTCACGTTCGTGTGCCCCACTGAGATTGTGGCTTTCAGCGACAGGGCAGAGGAGTTCCGCAAAATTGACTGCGAGGTCATCGCCGCCTCCACAGACTCTCACTTCAGTCACTTGGCCTG GATCAATACACCAAGGAAGCAGGGAGGTCTGGGTCCCATGAACATCCCCCTGGTGGCAGACCTCACCCAGTCCATCTCCAGAGACTACGGTGTCCTGAAGGAGGGAGACGGCATCGCATACAG GGGTCTGTTTGTGATTGATGACAAGGGCATTTTGAGGCAGATCACAATCAATGACTTGCCTGTGGGCCGCTCCGTGGACGAGACCCTGCGTCTGGTCCAGGCCTTCCAGCACACTGACAAACATGGCGAGG TGTGCCCTGCTGGCTGGAAACCAGGTAGCGACACCATCATCCCCGACGTCCAGAAGAGCAAAGAGTTCTTCTCCAAGCAGTAA
- the prdx2 gene encoding peroxiredoxin-2 isoform X2, whose translation MSSGNAKIGFPAPAFKATAVVDGQFKDIQLSDYKGKYVVFFFYPLDFTFVCPTEIVAFSDRAEEFRKIDCEVIAASTDSHFSHLAWINTPRKQGGLGPMNIPLVADLTQSISRDYGVLKEGDGIAYRSGRLCVWSYGIRICSQGPCYHSVTETDNYTY comes from the exons ATGTCTTCCGGAAATGCAAAGATTGGCTTCCCTGCCCCAGCCTTCAAAGCCACAGCTGTAGTGGACGGGCAGTTTAAGGACATCCAGCTGTCAGACTACAAAG GGAAGTACgtggtcttcttcttctacccTCTGGACTTCACGTTCGTGTGCCCCACTGAGATTGTGGCTTTCAGCGACAGGGCAGAGGAGTTCCGCAAAATTGACTGCGAGGTCATCGCCGCCTCCACAGACTCTCACTTCAGTCACTTGGCCTG GATCAATACACCAAGGAAGCAGGGAGGTCTGGGTCCCATGAACATCCCCCTGGTGGCAGACCTCACCCAGTCCATCTCCAGAGACTACGGTGTCCTGAAGGAGGGAGACGGCATCGCATACAGGTcaggcagactgtgtgtgtggtcctaTGGAATCAGGATTT GCAGCCAAGGCCCATGTTACCACAGTGTTACTGAGACAGATAATTATACTTATTGA
- the LOC139931368 gene encoding transcription factor JunB-like isoform X1: protein MSTIMEQPFYDDSFLSAYGHPGAALPDYKLLKQNMNLNFSDSYRNSNLKSQHLRAESDFYSAGTADVGSLKLASPELERLIIQNSNGVITTTPTPVPQYLYNRGITEEQEGFADGFVKALDDLHKMNQMAPPNVSIGTGGVGCSVPTSVFGSSIQPEPLEYTTLSSCTPNPNLSAAPSYPSTTISYLPHHQYHQHPQAVAHSSHHFQHSLVGAGLHPQRFGGLKEEPQTVPDMHSSDSGSPPMSPIDMENQERIKAERKRLRNRVAATKCRKRKLERIARLEDKVKVLKTDNAGLSNTASLLREQVAQLKQKVMTHVSSGCQLMLAPKVKSY, encoded by the coding sequence ATGTCCACAATAATGGAACAGCCTTTTTATGACGACTCGTTTCTCTCTGCTTATGGCCATCCAGGCGCTGCGCTGCCAGACTACAAGCTGCTAAAGCAGAATATGAACTTGAACTTCTCCGACTCATATCGGAACTCAAACCTCAAGTCACAGCACCTGCGCGCCGAGAGTGATTTCTATTCAGCGGGGACAGCGGACGTGGGCTCTCTGAAACTTGCCTCTCCAGAATTGGAGCGACTGATAATCCAGAACAGCAACGGGGTCATCACTACAACGCCAACCCCTGTACCCCAGTACCTGTACAACCGTGGGATCACAGAGGAACAAGAGGGTTTTGCTGACGGGTTCGTTAAAGCACTGGACGACCTCCACAAGATGAACCAGATGGCTCCTCCAAACGTGTCCATCGGTACAGGTGGTGTCGGCTGCTCGGTACCCACTTCGGTGTTCGGCTCGTCCATCCAGCCAGAGCCTCTCGAGTACACCACCTTGAGCAGCTGCACCCCGAACCCCAACCTGTCCGCTGCACCCAGCTACCCCTCGACCACCATCAGCTACCTGCCCCACCACCAGTATCACCAACATCCCCAGGCCGTTGCGCACAGCTCTCACCACTTCCAGCACTCGCTGGTCGGAGCCGGCCTCCACCCGCAGCGCTTTGGCGGGTTGAAAGAGGAGCCTCAGACAGTCCCCGACATGCATAGCAGCGACAGCGGGTCTCCGCCGATGTCTCCCATCGACATGGAGAACCAGGAGCGTATCAAAGCGGAGCGCAAACGGCTGAGGAACCGGGTCGCAGCCACAAAGTGCCGGAAGCGCAAGCTGGAGCGTATCGCCCGTCTGGAGGACAAGGTGAAAGTCCTGAAAACAGATAACGCCGGACTGTCCAACACTGCTTCCCTACTGCGGGAACAGGTGGCCCAACTCAAACAGAAAGTCATGACACATGTCAGCAGTGGCTGTCAACTCATGCTGGCGCCCAAGGTGAAGTCTTATTGA
- the LOC139931368 gene encoding transcription factor JunB-like isoform X2 produces MNLNFSDSYRNSNLKSQHLRAESDFYSAGTADVGSLKLASPELERLIIQNSNGVITTTPTPVPQYLYNRGITEEQEGFADGFVKALDDLHKMNQMAPPNVSIGTGGVGCSVPTSVFGSSIQPEPLEYTTLSSCTPNPNLSAAPSYPSTTISYLPHHQYHQHPQAVAHSSHHFQHSLVGAGLHPQRFGGLKEEPQTVPDMHSSDSGSPPMSPIDMENQERIKAERKRLRNRVAATKCRKRKLERIARLEDKVKVLKTDNAGLSNTASLLREQVAQLKQKVMTHVSSGCQLMLAPKVKSY; encoded by the coding sequence ATGAACTTGAACTTCTCCGACTCATATCGGAACTCAAACCTCAAGTCACAGCACCTGCGCGCCGAGAGTGATTTCTATTCAGCGGGGACAGCGGACGTGGGCTCTCTGAAACTTGCCTCTCCAGAATTGGAGCGACTGATAATCCAGAACAGCAACGGGGTCATCACTACAACGCCAACCCCTGTACCCCAGTACCTGTACAACCGTGGGATCACAGAGGAACAAGAGGGTTTTGCTGACGGGTTCGTTAAAGCACTGGACGACCTCCACAAGATGAACCAGATGGCTCCTCCAAACGTGTCCATCGGTACAGGTGGTGTCGGCTGCTCGGTACCCACTTCGGTGTTCGGCTCGTCCATCCAGCCAGAGCCTCTCGAGTACACCACCTTGAGCAGCTGCACCCCGAACCCCAACCTGTCCGCTGCACCCAGCTACCCCTCGACCACCATCAGCTACCTGCCCCACCACCAGTATCACCAACATCCCCAGGCCGTTGCGCACAGCTCTCACCACTTCCAGCACTCGCTGGTCGGAGCCGGCCTCCACCCGCAGCGCTTTGGCGGGTTGAAAGAGGAGCCTCAGACAGTCCCCGACATGCATAGCAGCGACAGCGGGTCTCCGCCGATGTCTCCCATCGACATGGAGAACCAGGAGCGTATCAAAGCGGAGCGCAAACGGCTGAGGAACCGGGTCGCAGCCACAAAGTGCCGGAAGCGCAAGCTGGAGCGTATCGCCCGTCTGGAGGACAAGGTGAAAGTCCTGAAAACAGATAACGCCGGACTGTCCAACACTGCTTCCCTACTGCGGGAACAGGTGGCCCAACTCAAACAGAAAGTCATGACACATGTCAGCAGTGGCTGTCAACTCATGCTGGCGCCCAAGGTGAAGTCTTATTGA
- the wiza gene encoding protein Wiz, translating into MVFRLTWRGSPGRQHPHPSKLSTAMDPIITPQPVMCEVCGTYFETRRGLSSHARLHLRQLGVTLSESSGAPIELLYQIIQERDGSLPNFKTAPPASVPTPPKKTGQQESRRLSVPQDRGSSSKAGGKVTTTPQRTASQGLPASLKESMSLLPSSSSTLRASESRISEDSNSSSVGLHQATAKPLWAPQETDAPLTLASHTDDEVHVCQLCGSWYETRKGLSSHARAHLRQIGLAESDTKGSPIEFLYKIMEAEDLKPISSEQQEPFDLQSRPKSSTKRPSHLSPPPVSKEPLSSTPLRSPPSKRAKASEEFTCILCGEEFENRKGLGSHSRSHLRQMGVVDMMGKCSAIDTIQELVSSGVLPGIQPHKKTTTTNSSAAPSPAPPPAPAPAPAPPPAPSPSLSPFPSPSLSPPPAKYTQPPLASVNRAPKAKKGFRLAVDPLHRKPKPEPMEIEMSIPTQGCSSSSSASPQRLPSLAVNPASLSTVSSSDVEPLPVVLCDFCGQFFDSRKALSCHVRAHLRQLGLTWSIKTSPIDLLKEFMIHGQKVKKESVFSADSASGKTVWASQGSRRSLDSLLPGDPATKSYTAPLDFSLKEKSPSGKSGASHTDTSCELCGFDFDNRKALASHARAHLRQLGVTEWKTEGATNSPIEFLSEWIQKEPAKVAEITKRYRMGDLYIKKSQRAAPSPSLSTDSDSVPGGSLKPSGLQPEHRVGREELGVTGGSFRAAQERPRMERGHTHMQAVRGDLGVRSPRGFYPPKRLVPTGAENQDNNSQQPPRTGNIPALLPKPPLTPLVKLVGKVYSLKCRFCEEVFHGPLSIQEDWIAHLQKHILSLGYKGKASPSPTPVATPALVDPVAV; encoded by the exons ATggtgtttcgactgacatggag AGGTTCTCCAGGTCGTCAGCATCCTCATCCCTCAAAATTATCAACAGCCATGGATCCAATCA TCACCCCACAGCCGGTCATGTGTGAGGTCTGTGGAACGTACTTCGAGACTCGACGGGGGCTCTCCAGCCACGCCCGCCTGCATCTACGGCAGCTCGGTGTGACGCTGTCGGAAAGCAGCGGAGCTCCCATAGAACTGCTCTACCAGATCATCCAGGAGAGAGATGGCTCCCTCCCCAACTTCAAAACAGCCCCCCCTGCATCTGTGCCCACCCCTCCCAAAAAAACAGGCCAGCAGGAGTCCAGGAGACTGTCAGTCCCACAGGACAGGGGCTCCTCCTCTAAAGCAGGGGGTAAAGTCACAACGACCCCACAGAGGACAGCTTCTCAGGGATTGCCAGCCAGCTTGAAAGAGTCAATGTCCCTCCTCCCCTCGTCCTCCTCGACTCTTAGAGCGTCTGAGTCTAGAATAAGTGAAGACAGCAACTCATCCTCCGTAGGGCTTCACCAGGCCACAGCCAAGCCGCTCTGGGCACCGCAGGAAACCGATGCCCCTCTCACCTTAG CCTCACACACCGACGACGAGGTTCATGTGTGCCAACTTTGTGGCTCCTGGTACGAGACACGCAAGGGCCTGTCCAGTCATGCCCGTGCCCATCTGCGCCAGATTGGTTTAGCAGAGAGTGACACCAAGGGTAGCCCCATCGAATTCCTTTACAAGATCATGGAGGCCGAGGACCTCAAGCCCATTAGCAGCGAGCAGCAGGAGCCGTTCGACTTACAGAGCCGCCCTAAATCCTCCACCAAACGCCCCTCTCATCTGTCCCCTCCACCCGTGTCCAAAGaacccctctcctccacccctctccgGTCTCCCCCCAGTAAACGAGCTAAAGCGTCAGAGGAGTTTACCTGTATCCTGTGTGGGGAGGAGTTTGAGAATCGGAAAGGCCTGGGCAGCCACTCGCGGTCCCACCTACGTCAGATGGGGGTGGTTGACATGATGGGGAAATGCTCTGCTATCGACACTATCCAGGAGCTGGTCAGCAGTGGCGTGTTGCCTGGCATACAGCCCCACAAAAAAACCACTACCACCAACTCATCTGCAGCACCATCTCCAGCTCCAcccccagctccagctccagctccagctccaccaCCAGCCCCATCCCCGTCCCTATCTCCATtcccctccccatccctctctcctccccctgcaAAGTACACTCAGCCCCCTCTCGCCTCTGTCAACCGGGCCCCCAAGGCTAAGAAAGGCTTTCGGCTAGCAGTGGACCCCCTGCACAGGAAGCCCAAGCCTGAGCCCATGGAGATTGAGATGTCTATTCCAACGCAAGGatgcagcagtagcagcagcgcCTCCCCTCAGAGGTTGCCTAGTCTTGCCGTTAACCCCGCCTCTCTCAGTACAG TGTCATCCTCCGACGTAGAACCCCTTCCAGTCGTCCTTTGCGACTTCTGTGGCCAGTTCTTTGACAGTCGCAAGGCCCTGTCGTGCCACGTCCGTGCCCATCTGCGCCAGCTTGGCCTCACCTGGTCAATCAAAACATCACCGATTGACCTCCTTAAAGAGTTCATGATACATGGTCAAAAAGTCAAAAAGGAGTCGGTGTTCAGTGCAGATTCAGCATCAGGCAAGACTGTGTGGGCCTCTCAGGGCTCCAGGAGGTCGCTGGACAGCCTCCTGCCGGGGGATCCAGCCACCAAGTCCTATACTGCACCCCTGGATTTTTCCCTGAAAGAGAAATCCCCCTCTGGCAAGAGTGGGGCTTCACATACTG ACACGTCCTGTGAGCTCTGTGGGTTCGACTTCGACAACCGCAAGGCCCTGGCCAGCCATGCGCGGGCCCACCTCAGACAGCTGGGTGTGACGGAGTGGAAGACAGAAGGGGCGACGAACTCGCCTATCGAATTCCTCAGCGAGTGGATCCAAAAGGAGCCTGCCAAGGTGGCAGAAATAACCAAACGCTATCGAATGGGAGACCTCTACATCAAGAAG TCCCAGAGAGCTGCCCCTTCGCCCTCTCTATCCACAGACTCGGACTCTGTGCCTGGCGGTAGCCTGAAGCCTTCGGGGCTGCAGCCGGAGCACAGGGTGGGCAGGGAGGAGCTGGGGGTCACCGGTGGGTCATTCAGAGCAGCTCAGGAACGACCGCGGATGGAgaggggccacacacacatgcaggcagtCCGCGGTGACCTCGGGGTGCGCTCCCCAAGGG GGTTCTATCCACCAAAACGCTTAGTGCCTACAGGGGCAGAAAACCAGGACAACAACTCCCAGCAGCCACCACGGACTGGGAACATCCCTGCTCTGCTGCCCAAGCCGCCACTTACCCCCCTGGTCAAGCTAGTGGGCAAAGTCTATTCCCTCAAGTGCAG GTTCTGTGAGGAAGTGTTTCACGGACCTCTGTCTATTCAAGAGGACTGGATCGCACACCTCCAGAAACACATCCTGTCACTGGGCTACAAAGGCAAAGCATCTCCCTCTCCTACACCAGTGGCTACTCCGGCCCTCGTGGATCCAGTAGCTGTCTAG